The window AATCAAGGATATTGTCCGGATCAACTGTATTGCCGCGGGATTTGGACATCTTATAACCGTCTTTAATGACCATTCCCTGTGTCAGAAGGTTCTTAAAAGGCTCCCGGATATCAAAAAGCCCGGCGTCAGCCATTGCTTTTGTAAAAAAACGTGAATAAAGCAGGTGTAAAATAGCATGTTCAATCCCGCCTATATACTGGTCAACCGGCATCCAAAATTCAACGGATTTCCCGTTGAAAGGAACTTTGTTTTCCCTGGGGCTCGTAAACCGGAGATAATACCATGATGAATCGAAAAAAGTGTCCATGGTATCAGTTTCCCTCCTGCCTTTCCCTCCGCATTTCGGGCAATTAACATCCAGAAAGTCCGTGTCCTTTAAAAGAGGGGATAAATTCGTGCCTGAAAATTCCACATCAACAGGCAATTTCACCGGCAAATCTTTTTCGGGTACCAGCACAATACCGCATTTATCACAATAAATAACAGGTATAGGGGTCCCCCAGTATCTCTGCCTTGAAATACCCCAATCCCTCAGGCGATAAACCACTTTTTTACTGCCCAGGTTTTTCTTTTCCAGCCATTGGATAATTTTATCCATGGCTTTTACGCTTGAAAGGCCGTTAAATTCAGCGGAGTTTACTAATACACCTTCGTCTTCATATGCACCCGTCATCATATCCGGTTCAAAAGGCTTTTCCCTGTTTTGTATAACAACCTTCACAGGCAGCCCGTATTCTTTCGCAAATTGGAAATCCCTTTCATCATGGGCTGGCACGGCCATGATCGCGCCGGCACCATACTCCATTAAAACAAAATTCCCTACCCAGACAGGAATTTCTTCTTTTGTAATCGGGTTAATCGCGAACGCCCCGGTAAAAACTCCTTTTTTTTCTTTCTTCAAAGATGTCCCGACAGTTAAATCCTCTTTTTTTAATTCATCAATAAACGCCTTTACCTCTTTCTCCTGGCATTTCCCTTTAATCAGTCTTTCAAGTATTTGATGTCCAGGGGCCAGCACCATGAATGTTACACCGCAGATTGTGTCAGGACGTGTGGTAAAAATAACCAGGTTTTCATTAATATCTTTGAGAGCGAACTTGACCTCAACTCCCTGGCTTTTTCCTATCCAGTTATTCTGCATAACAAGAACCTGCTCGGGCCAGGATGTTTTTAAGTTCTCGAGGTCCGCAAGCAATTCCTCGCTGTAAGCTGTTATTTTTAAGAACCATTGTTCGATATCTTTTTGCATCACTTCACTCTGGCAGCGCCAGCACAATCCGTCAACCACCTGCTCATTCGCTAAAACAGTATTGCATGAAGGACACCAGTTTACGGCGGATTTTTTGCGGTATATCAGGCCCTTTTCAAAAAATTTCAGAAAAATCCACTGGTTCCATTTATAATATTCAACTGAAGACGTGTTTATTTCTCTCTCCCAGTCATAACTGAATCCCAGCTTTTTGAGTTGTGACCGCATGAAATCGATATTCTCATTGGTCCATTTCGCGGGCGGGATTTTGTGTTTAATGGCCGCGTTTTCCGCGGGTAAACCAAAGGCGTCCCAGCCCATCGGATGAAGCACGCTGAATCCCTGCATTGACTTGTACCGTGCAATTACATCACCTATAGTATAATTTCTGACATGACCCATGTGTATCCGGCCTGACGGATACGGAAACATTTCCAGTACATAATATTTCTTGTATTTATTTTTCTCATCTGTTTTAAACTGGTTCCTGTCCTGCCAGTTTTTCTGCCACTTGGCCTCTATTTCTTTGAAAGGATAATTATTTTCCACAAAAACTCCCGTTTTTTCTTCTAAAAATCTATTTTTGAAAATCGATAATCGAAAGTTGACCGCAATTGAAAACATTTTTGATCAAATTTCTATTTTCAATTTTCAATTGTTCTTCCGCCTAAGGCAGATGGTGGAGCTGATCAGGATCGAACTGACGACCTCTTGAATGCCATTCAAGCGCTCTCCCAACTGAGCTACAGCCCCACTTTATTCTATAATTTCATTTTGATAAAACCATCTCGAATAATCTTTTCTATTATTTCCCTGTTTTTTAATTCTTTTATTCTATATTCTATTTGTTTTGCCTCTTTTCCAGTATTAAAACTTTGATAAAATACTAATTTTAATGGCCTTAAATTTTTTGTTGATTTAACATACCCATTTTCATGCCACTTTAGCCTTATATCTAAATTATCTGTACTCCCTATATAATATCTACCATTCAAAACACTTTTTAGGATATAAACAATACTCATAAACCCCGACGACCTAGCCGATGCTACATCGGCTCGCTCTCCCAACTGAGCTACAGCCTCACATAATTTTCACATTAAATTATAAACATTTATTATATCTAAATTTATCTTTTTGTCAATAATTTTCCCCTATTACTTACTTTTTTCGGCAATAAAATAAATTGACATTTAAACAATTTCATGATAATATTCCCCTAATTATGCGTAAAAAAATAGTTTTTTTTATTTTGTATTTATTATTAATCCAGCCGTCAATAATATCATTATCTGTTTTCGCAGAAAATCCCCCAAAAAACATTAGAAACGAAAAAGGAATTGATTTAAAAAACCTTATTCAGAAAGACGCGACACCAGCGTTTAAACCGAATATCCATAGTTTATTTGAATGTAAATCCTGCCACGAAGGTGACGCAAATGAAATCAAAAATAGCAGCGAAAAAACTTCACTTACCCAGGATGAGATATTGCTTTGTTCAGCCTGCCATAATGATGAATGCTTTCATCCTGTCGGGATAGATCCAAAAAATATTGAACCACCCATGGCGGTTCCGGAATATCTTCCCCTGGGGGAAAAAGATAAAACAGGCGAAATTGTTTGTTCTACCTGCCACCAGATACATATACCTTTTTCCAAAGATGCCATTTTACGGTATTTCCCGGAAATACTGGGGCAAAAAGACACAAGATATAAGCAAAGGCTGGATTTGTGTTTTGACTGTCATAAAGATAATTTAAATAACTACAATAAACCTGTTTCAGTTATTCAAAATATTCATAAAATGGAAACATCTTATAAAAACAAAAATGAATTTGCATGCAAATTTTGCCATAACGGGGACCCGGAAGAAATAAAAAATATTAGTAATACTGAACTTAAAAAAATTTTTATTGAAAAGAATCTACGGGCGCCGGTATTGGATATATGCAACTTTTGTCACAATGAATATAAAGACAAGATACATTATGCCGAAAATAACGCTTTTTCCGATGTGAAATTTGAAAAGGATATTGAGGTTTTGGAACTTCCCTTAATTAATGGGAAATTTACCTGCGTTACCTGCCATGATCAGCATAATTCATTAAAAAACGCTAATTATCTCCGGTCAAAATATTTAATTTTAACCAACCAATCAAAAAAAATTAAACCCCATAAAAAGGATACCTTTTGCCTTTCCTGCCATGAAACTGAACCTAAAGAAGGAGAAAAAGCTACATTTCGCTTCAATGGTGACTGGAATGTAATATGCAATTGGTGCCATAAAGCTGGCGAAGCAAGATCTGAAGCACATCCTGTAGGAATTCCTTTAAAAGAAAGAAAAGATATGATGAAACCAAGGGATTTCCCTCTCTCGTTAGATAATAAAATAACATGTATTACATGCCATTATGGAGGCAATTACGGGTGCATGGAAAATACCATATATAATGTCGAACAACAAATTCTTGAAGGCAATGATAAAAGACTGCGCGGATGGCCGTATTCAGGAGAAACACCCGAGGAAAAAAGGTGGCAATTATGCTTAAAGTGCCATGTCCGGGAACATATAGTAAAATTTAATATACACTATCAAATAGACAGCACCACCGGCCAGGTTATCGAATCTACATGCCTTTTTTGCCATTCCTCACGGCCTGATGAAAAAATTGAAGGGATTAAAAAGGTTGAGTTCAGAACCCCTGTTCTTTTCCTCTGTTTATCCTGTCATGACGACCGCAAACATCCTGGAACCACACCCAAGCAACCCAATGGTGTAAACCATATTGTAGTTCCAAAAGAAGTTCCCGGCGAGCTAAAAATCCCTGAAAATTTGCATGAAACTGACAAGAAAATGATTCATTGCGCTACCTGCCATAACCCGCATCAGGAAGGCTTGATAGGCGGTAAAAGAGGTCTTGTAAGAGGGGTTGACCGGGTCCGTTTCTGGGAATGTACTACATGCCATATAGGAAAATTTTGATTTTATAAACTATTTCTCAAATTAATTAAAAATACACACCCAAAAAACAAAATAGAAAATATAATAAATATTGCAAAAATTTTATGCAGTTTTGTGTTTGATTTTGAATAAATATTTGGAAAAACCGAATGAATTGTAAATACTTTCGAAACAGGTATTGCAATTTTTGAATCAGCTTTCTGCGGATATTTTTTTTCAAATTCAATTTTCTTGAGCAGGGAAAGATGCTGGTACTCTCTGGCTGTTAGTTCTTTAACGCTTCTTTTTTTTAAATCATTGAAATAACTGTCAAAAATCCCGCTGTTTTTCTCCAAATCTTTATGGGATAAATTTTCGGGCAAAAATAATTTAACAATATATCCTAAAACCAACCCGGCTAAAAACAAAATAACAGGATTAACATTTAAATTTAACATTTTTTCTCCTTAATTGTGTCTTTAACAATATTATCGGAAGGAGAAATAAATATTTTAATTATTTTTGGATATTTTAATATCTTTTAATTCTAATTGAAGCTGGATTCTGTCCTGCCATAAATTTTTTGATATGTTATAAATAATATCTATTGGTCCATTAATATTTAATATATCTTCATACTTATCCGCCATGTTAAAACAAATAATATCTCTCTCCAGATTTCCTTTTCTGGCTTTTAATTTTATATGATTGTTGCCAACAATCCTCGGATAATCTATTAAAGACACCTTTTCAGACATAAAAATCGGTTTTGGATTTCCGTAGCCATAAGGCGCTAAATTTTCCAAAAGCTTGATAAATTGTAAATTTAAATCATTAAAATCAACTATGGAATCAATGTTCCATTTTTGCTGCAATTTGTCTTCCGGAAAAATTGTTTTGGCTGTTTCATTTATCATTTTCCTGAATTTTCCAATGTTCCTAATTTCAATCGAAAGCCCTGATGCCAGTTCATGCCCTCCGTATGATAGAAGTATATCTTTGCATTCTGATATCGCCTTAAAAATATTCATGCCGTTTTTACTGCGGGCTGACCCTTTTGCATTTAATGTGTTTTTTTCATGCGCAATCAAAATTACCGGCCTGGAATACTTTTCAGCCATTTTCGAAGCAACTATCCCGATTACACCGGGGTGCCATTTATCAGAATCAAGAACAATTATTTCTTCATTGTCCAAATCTGTCCCATTTTCAACCAAGTATGCCGCTTCTTTAATAATATCACTTTCAATTACCTGCCTTTTTTCGTTCATTCTGCATAATTGATTTGCTAAACCATCTGCGGCAGACTGCTCTGAGGCTAAAAGCAGTTCTGCAGAAACATCTGCCCTCCCTATTCTTCCGCTTGCATTTAACTTAGGCGCCAACATAAAACTTACATGGCTTGCATCAACCCGCTGGTCTGATAACCCGCTTTGATTAATTAGCGCTTTTAAACCTATATTTTTAGTCATGTTAATCTGCTCTATGCCATTTTTTACCAATATCCTGTTTTCGCCTATCAGCGGGGCAATATCCGCTATTGTCCCGAGTGCAATAATGTCCAAAAAATT of the bacterium genome contains:
- the leuS gene encoding leucine--tRNA ligase translates to MENNYPFKEIEAKWQKNWQDRNQFKTDEKNKYKKYYVLEMFPYPSGRIHMGHVRNYTIGDVIARYKSMQGFSVLHPMGWDAFGLPAENAAIKHKIPPAKWTNENIDFMRSQLKKLGFSYDWEREINTSSVEYYKWNQWIFLKFFEKGLIYRKKSAVNWCPSCNTVLANEQVVDGLCWRCQSEVMQKDIEQWFLKITAYSEELLADLENLKTSWPEQVLVMQNNWIGKSQGVEVKFALKDINENLVIFTTRPDTICGVTFMVLAPGHQILERLIKGKCQEKEVKAFIDELKKEDLTVGTSLKKEKKGVFTGAFAINPITKEEIPVWVGNFVLMEYGAGAIMAVPAHDERDFQFAKEYGLPVKVVIQNREKPFEPDMMTGAYEDEGVLVNSAEFNGLSSVKAMDKIIQWLEKKNLGSKKVVYRLRDWGISRQRYWGTPIPVIYCDKCGIVLVPEKDLPVKLPVDVEFSGTNLSPLLKDTDFLDVNCPKCGGKGRRETDTMDTFFDSSWYYLRFTSPRENKVPFNGKSVEFWMPVDQYIGGIEHAILHLLYSRFFTKAMADAGLFDIREPFKNLLTQGMVIKDGYKMSKSRGNTVDPDNILDYYGADAARLFILFTAPPERDLEWSDEGVEGAARFINRVWRLVNRYIAGHDKNFISIQKHLDSEKEEKKLNNVLNKTIKKVTEDIENKFHFNTAISSIMELVNELYLYDDEKTENIKEKPVYFNAIKSLILLLTPFTPHLCEELWEKLGSHTGVSKEPWPKFDSRALVTEEYNLVVQINGKVRSRILLPADLKERQIREKVLSDEKVTNWLTGKNVKKLILVPKKLMNIVTE
- the recJ gene encoding single-stranded-DNA-specific exonuclease RecJ, whose translation is METISLLYNKKISFAKNETILGKNISDSLNIAPLIAQIMINRGIKTIHDGKKYLYPELKNLSDPYILKGMDRTVSRILKAVKNKESILIYGDYDVDGITCIAVLKKALGSFTKVEYYIPDRIAEGYGLNKPALQKIRGEGYSLVITVDCGITSLEEVEFAKALGMDVIILDHHQPKEFLPDTDYIIDPKQNDCLSNMYELAGVGVVYMLIIALQQKIDIKENNFLDIIALGTIADIAPLIGENRILVKNGIEQINMTKNIGLKALINQSGLSDQRVDASHVSFMLAPKLNASGRIGRADVSAELLLASEQSAADGLANQLCRMNEKRQVIESDIIKEAAYLVENGTDLDNEEIIVLDSDKWHPGVIGIVASKMAEKYSRPVILIAHEKNTLNAKGSARSKNGMNIFKAISECKDILLSYGGHELASGLSIEIRNIGKFRKMINETAKTIFPEDKLQQKWNIDSIVDFNDLNLQFIKLLENLAPYGYGNPKPIFMSEKVSLIDYPRIVGNNHIKLKARKGNLERDIICFNMADKYEDILNINGPIDIIYNISKNLWQDRIQLQLELKDIKISKNN
- a CDS encoding GIY-YIG nuclease family protein, yielding MSIVYILKSVLNGRYYIGSTDNLDIRLKWHENGYVKSTKNLRPLKLVFYQSFNTGKEAKQIEYRIKELKNREIIEKIIRDGFIKMKL